Below is a window of Enterococcus gilvus ATCC BAA-350 DNA.
AAAGGGGTTTGTGCCTATTTTATTGATGGTGACCCACATACTGCTTTGGAGAAAATAAATCTTGGCCTTTCAATTTGTGTATCCAAAAAATATGATGGCTATTTTGATAGTCGAATCTTACTGTTGAGTTTTGCTGGGAAAATGTGTTCCGTTTTGGGTCAAATGAATGAGGCGCAAGGCTATTACAATCAAAGCTTTGAACTATTCCAAACGATGATGGCGGATTATTCGGAGCGAAGTGAATTAAGCAATCTTTTTGTTAATTATGGAACGTTTTTAGTTAAACAGGAACGTTTTGACTTGGCTGAGAAAGTCGTGGATATTGGATTGAAATGGAATCGTCAGCAATGCAGCTATTATAAATTAAAAGAATTGGTCGAATTAAAAATTCTTATGTTGGAGGCACGAGATGACCTTCATACGGTAATCAATTATAGAAAAATGCTACGCGCTTTGGAAAAAATAAAAGATCTGTAAAATGGTCTACACCATTCTTGACTTATTGAGGATTCAGGAGTAACTTTAAGTTACTATGAAAAAAGGGAGAATTCACAATGAAAACATTTATTTATGCTGACAAATTCTTTTTAAACTCTGGTGTGAAGGGCACAGGCTATTTAGATGTCACTGATGGCATTTTTGGAACATATACGAAGGAAAAACCAGAAGGCGCAGAGATCATTGACCAAAGTGGAAAATGGATCGCTCCTGGACTTGTAGACACACATATTCATGGGTATAAAAATCACGATGTGATGGACAATGATGCTGAAGGAATCAAAGTGATGTCTGAAGCACTTCTATCTTGCGGTGTGACAAGTTTCTTGCCAACAACATTAACTTCTACAAAAGAGCGGTTGAAGGATGTTGCTGAAACAATCGGCAATGTTTATCAAGATGTCGAAGGTGCAAAAATACAAGGTATTTATTTTGAAGGACCTTTCTTTACAGAAGAACACAAGGGCGCGCAAA
It encodes the following:
- a CDS encoding helix-turn-helix domain-containing protein; the protein is MVAIGQVLKEFRKEHGMTQKDLSQGICSQSVLSRIENDEEIPNIIVIQQLCHRLGITIDQLMLDFLPEELFLRKYFNKMFMYLRVGKYLEIRTTLDYLDERQITHLDKDRQLACFFKGVCAYFIDGDPHTALEKINLGLSICVSKKYDGYFDSRILLLSFAGKMCSVLGQMNEAQGYYNQSFELFQTMMADYSERSELSNLFVNYGTFLVKQERFDLAEKVVDIGLKWNRQQCSYYKLKELVELKILMLEARDDLHTVINYRKMLRALEKIKDL